GATTGGCGACTTCGACCGCGAGGGACCGCTGTGCCTGCGCGACAAGAACTCCATGATCGGTAGCAGGTGGGATCGGCGGGAGTATCGAAACGGTAATCGATCCAGGATGCAGCCGCATGCCCTGCCGCCAGAGCCGGCCGGCATCGTGGGCAACGATTACTGGGGGTATCGCCAGATTTCGATAGAGCAGTTCCACTCCGCGCTTGAATTCGATCGGGCTTCCCGGCTGCTTGCGTGTGCCTTCGGGGAAAATGAGCACCGAGCGACCCGCCGCTACTTCCGCGCGGCAGGCCGCAAGCATTTCACGCAGCGCCCGCGCCGACTGAGCGCGATCGACCGGGATCATGGGGGAGTTCTTCAGGAACCATCCTATCACAGGCAGCGCCAGAAGCTCACGCTTGGTGACAATCGCCACGTCAGGGAAGAGAACGAGTGCGGCAAACGTTTCCCAGGCCGATTGATGGTTGGCGATGATGAGGACGGGACCCTCGGGCAGGTTAACGCGTCCCCTTTCCGTATAGCGGATTCCGGCCAGCGCAGCGAGGAGACAGAGAAGGCCGCGCGCCCAAATCCGGGTGAGCTGCCGAATGATCCGCGGCGGACGACCCAGAAGAACCAATAGCGGGATCAAGGGCGCAAAAAGGAGAGTCCACACCGCCGCCGACACTGCAAAGGCGAGACTTCGCATAGTGGTGATCAGGCGGCTCATCGGGTTTTCTCGTCTCGGTGCAGAGGATTTCTAAACGGGCTGAAACAAGAGACGGGGCACGGCAGCTCGGCTTACAGGACGAAGCGCATCAGCGCGTTGTTTCC
The sequence above is a segment of the Croceicoccus naphthovorans genome. Coding sequences within it:
- a CDS encoding lysophospholipid acyltransferase family protein; translated protein: MSRLITTMRSLAFAVSAAVWTLLFAPLIPLLVLLGRPPRIIRQLTRIWARGLLCLLAALAGIRYTERGRVNLPEGPVLIIANHQSAWETFAALVLFPDVAIVTKRELLALPVIGWFLKNSPMIPVDRAQSARALREMLAACRAEVAAGRSVLIFPEGTRKQPGSPIEFKRGVELLYRNLAIPPVIVAHDAGRLWRQGMRLHPGSITVSILPPIPPATDHGVLVAQAQRSLAVEVANLNKA